From the Winogradskyella forsetii genome, the window TTTTCGTCTTTGGCGAACACATTGTGAATTGGTCCTAAATCGACCCGTTTTATTAACTTTGGTAAAACATCAGGCAAACGTTTATCTATTCCATAAGCCATAGTATCTAAAGACATTTCTCTATCGGCAACCGTTTTTAGTGCTGAATATATTTCGTCACGCTCTTTTTGAGGATCTTTTCCATCGTAATTGAAATACATGTAACAGATAAATGGTCTGTTATGCGATACATCATAAAAACTCCAACTTACCAAATGCTCGGCAGGCGACCCTTCTGGTGCTTGAATAATTTTACCTTGTACAAAACGGTTAAAAATATATTCTTTCTTGGCCGATGTATAATAAACTATCGAAGCCGCTTGAAAGAGTTTCCGTTTAGTAATCGGTTCCTTTTTTCGCATCAGCGTATCTAAAAACTCAGATTTCAAAGTATCGATATCCGTGAGCTTCCCTAAATAATCTTCACGTAGTGCGAGGTCGTTAAACAGATATCGGAATTCTAAATAATTGGGGAAACTAGAATCCGTTAAATCGACTTTCATGTTTTCCTCATCGTCATACATGTATTTTACACGCATGGCTTCAATGGAATACAACAATAAATCACAATATTGCTTAAATAAGAGTACTTCTTGCGCGTTCAGAATTTGCTTTTGTTGAACCGCAACAATGAGTTCCTTAAGTGAAAAATCTATCATTTTGTGATAGAACACGTATTGCTCTTTAGAGTCTAATATTGCTGAGTCTAATGGTGTTACTATCATTTCAGTGGTCAGTTGGCAGTATTCAGTTGGCAGTATGCCACGAATACCTTAAACGTATTATTTAAAAAAATTAATGAAAATTAAATAGATCCACAGTATTTAGTGACATTTTGACTGCCAACTGAATACTGTAGACTGCAGATTATTTTTTTATCCTAGCAGATCATCATCACTAGCTTTTGGTTTTGGTTCCCCTGTCGGTTCTCCTCCTCCATCACCTGATGGTGCATTTGCGTCTGCCTTGTAGTATTCATCAAAAATTTCTTTCATATCAATACCATAACGATCGGCGAAGTTTTTCTGAATTTCGGCATCTTTTGTTCTTATTTCACCTAAAGCTTCAGCGTAACTTCCGTAAACGCCTTGCATCACTTTTTCGTGAACTGGAATATTATCCATCATTTCCTGACGTGCTTTAGCACTTGCGGTATGCATTGCTGCCAGCGTTTCGCCAATATGCTCATCGGTTTTAACACCTAAATGCTCTAAAATAGCTGCGAATTCTTGATCTGTTCTCGCTTTTAAAGCCACCACATAACCATCGTAGTACTTCAAACGCTCGTCGGTATCTGACTTTAATTTTGCGCGATGCGTTTGTAAATTGCTACGCAGTGAGGTCAAAACTTTGATAGTAAGATTATGCTTATGAACAAAACTATCTTTTGAAGCTGCTAAAGTGGTGTAGGCATTTTTAAGGCCTTCTAGCTCCTCAACCTTCTGCTCTAAAGTGGTTACTTTTTCCAAGGCTTCAGAATATTCAGTGGATTGTTTGTCCGCAACCTCTTCCAATGCTTGTCTAGCTTGTTTTAAAAGTGCGTACTGCTCTTCGAGCTTACTTTCAACTTCTTTCTTTTTTTCAAGTGCTTTTGTATGGTTCTTAGAAGCTTCTAAAATGGCTGTTTTTAGACTTTCTTCAACTTCCTTAATTTCGATTTCCCTATCTTTTAGTCGCTTGATAGCCGCCTGACTTTTAAATGATAATTCATTTAACAAGGTCTGCACATCAGCCGTTTCAATACGTTGCTGGAACATGGCCTTCGCCTTATTATCTGAAGCATCACGTTCTTTCTGTGCATTTTGAAGCTCCTGCTCGGCATCCCTGATTTTGCTTTTTCGTCCCCAAAGGTTGTTCCACCATGTGTCTGGTTTATTTTTGGCGTCTTCGAGTTCAACTTTAGCACGTTCCAAACGTTTTACAGCATCATCTATTATTTTTTGCTCTGCAGCGTTCAATGCTGAAAAGCCTTCGAACATAATACCGACTTCATCTTGATAATCCGTTAAGTCCTTTATGGCGTCTAACAGCGTAGTTCTATCTTTTTCGGCCATGTCCACCACATTATCCAATGTGGCATTTAATATTTTCTGACGACTTTCAGGATCATCTTCTTGAGCCAATTTTGACTTCATTTGGTCAATGGCCTTTCCCCAATTTACATCTACTTTTTCAGTTTTTTCGTTGGAATTTGTTTCTAATAAATCAAAATCATCAGACATATTTTTAGTGTGTTATTAAGTTGAACAATTTTAGGATAACAATTTCGGTAAATTTTTAAGACTACAAAAACATTACTTACTAAAATATATGTAGTTATATCTTTAAAATTGTTACACCGATAATTTATTTTTTGTGATTTATTAATTGTTGAACGACGAATCGGAAAAAATTCCAATTCAAATCAGATTAGGTTTTTTTTATCATTAAATTAGGTTAAATACCTAATTGTTAACAAATCGAAAAATGTTGAATTTTACTTAAAAACACTGTGTTTTATCGAATATTTACAACTGTTAATCGGTAAAAATGTTGATTAAAAATGGTAAATATTTTAAAATTAAGTATTTAACATTAAGTTTTTTTCTATCTTAGCAGTCTAGAACCCAACTCTAAAGACGTAAATTATGTTTAACAACCTGCTTTCCAAAGCATTGATCGTGACTACTACGCAACTTACCATGATTTTAATCGCTGTAGCGTCTATATTTCTAGTTTTTATTCTTATAGCCATTGTGAAGATGTATAAATTAAAAGCTGAAAACAAGAAATTAATGCAAACTAACGCCTATAAGGATTATGAAAATTCTGATAAGGATATTCCTAGTGGACATCTTTATGGGGATAATTAAATTATTTGTTTATGGAGTTTTTGTTTTCATTTTTTTCAGAGGCTTTATCAAATAATACGTCTGTAAAAATCATCAATATTTTATCGATTGGGTTTGTAACTATGACCATATTATGGATTCTATCATTTCTTAAGTCTAAAAAATTAAAAGCTAAAATAAAACACTTGGAAAATAAGCTTTAAAAAAAAATACTAACAAAAAAGCCAGCAAAATTGCTGGCTTTTCTGTTTACAAACGGTTCGTTTTATCTCACCAATTTTTTATACTTAATTCGTTTAGGCATTAAATCACCACCCAAACGTTTCTTCTTATTTTCTTCGTATTCACTAAATCCACCTTCAAAGAAATAGACTTGTGAATTGCCTTCAAATGCTAAGATATGCGTACAGATTCTATCCAAAAACCACCTGTCGTGACTAATCACAACGGCACAGCCAGCAAAGTTTTCCAAACCTTCTTCCAATGCACGTAATGTGTTAACATCTAAATCGTTAGTAGGCTCATCTAAAAGCAA encodes:
- a CDS encoding coiled-coil domain-containing protein, whose product is MSDDFDLLETNSNEKTEKVDVNWGKAIDQMKSKLAQEDDPESRQKILNATLDNVVDMAEKDRTTLLDAIKDLTDYQDEVGIMFEGFSALNAAEQKIIDDAVKRLERAKVELEDAKNKPDTWWNNLWGRKSKIRDAEQELQNAQKERDASDNKAKAMFQQRIETADVQTLLNELSFKSQAAIKRLKDREIEIKEVEESLKTAILEASKNHTKALEKKKEVESKLEEQYALLKQARQALEEVADKQSTEYSEALEKVTTLEQKVEELEGLKNAYTTLAASKDSFVHKHNLTIKVLTSLRSNLQTHRAKLKSDTDERLKYYDGYVVALKARTDQEFAAILEHLGVKTDEHIGETLAAMHTASAKARQEMMDNIPVHEKVMQGVYGSYAEALGEIRTKDAEIQKNFADRYGIDMKEIFDEYYKADANAPSGDGGGEPTGEPKPKASDDDLLG